The Chitinivorax sp. B DNA window CCCGACCCAACGGTGCCGGATGCGGACAATCAACAGCAGTACAACCGTTACAGCTATGTGCTGGGCAACCCGCTGAGCTATACCGACCCGAGTGGCTTTGCCACGGTGCCGGCGGAAACCCTGCCCGATGCTGGGAAAATCGCCGAGCTGGTCAAATCCGGTTTGGGAGACATGACCCTGGATCGGCCGGGCATGATCAGCTTTGAGGGCGATGAGGACGAATCCGACGGCATTGGGCCGGTTGACAGCAAACGCAATCTGGGTACGCGAGAGGTATACAGTGGCTACCGAACCGTCGTCAGCGTCGGTTCACTGGGTCTGGACTTGGTACCGGTACTGGGTTCGGCCAAATCGGCAGCGCAGGTGGTCACCGGGAAGGATTTACTGACGGGCGAGCCGGTCAATCGCTGGGTAGAGGCGGGCGGCATCGTGCTCGGCATGGTGCCGGGTGGGAAGCTGCTGACCAAGGGGACGACGCTGGCGAAGGTGGCGCGAGGGGCGGAGAAAGAGGCGGCAAAGGAGACAACAAGGGTTGGACGTTGGATGTCTGAGGCTGAGCACGAAGCTATGAAGGCGTCGGGAAAGGTGCAGGAAAGTTTGTCTGGCACTACCCATGTAGCTAATCCGGCGGATGCTTCAGCGTTCATGAGCCAAGCTAAACCAGGTAGTGTGTACATCGAGTTCAATGTACC harbors:
- a CDS encoding pre-toxin TG domain-containing protein, which produces PDPTVPDADNQQQYNRYSYVLGNPLSYTDPSGFATVPAETLPDAGKIAELVKSGLGDMTLDRPGMISFEGDEDESDGIGPVDSKRNLGTREVYSGYRTVVSVGSLGLDLVPVLGSAKSAAQVVTGKDLLTGEPVNRWVEAGGIVLGMVPGGKLLTKGTTLAKVARGAEKEAAKETTRVGRWMSEAEHEAMKASGKVQESLSGTTHVANPADASAFMSQAKPGSVYIEFNVPTSSLKATNEGWAKVIGPNSLEGRLAARKGLPIPQMPEVTDIVHSATKLP